CCACCAAGCAAGGCGGCGGCGAAAACGCCGGCACGACGCTAAACGAGCGCGCGCATGAGCTCATAAACGCCTATAGACAGCTTCAAAACGACATCGAGGATTTTGCGGATAAGCGCTTTAAGGAGTTGTTTTTGAAAAAAGACGGCGAGAAAAATGACGCAGCTAAAGACGACAAAAAAGATAAAAATAAATAAAACCACATCAAATTTAAGGGAGAAAAAATGTACGTAAAACTAAACGATAGGGTCTATCTAAACAAAGATAAAATCACCAGAGTAAAGGTAGATAGCGTCCAAGACGGTATCAGGATTCGCTTCTACGAGGGGCAAAATCAGGTCGCTAAAAGCGGACGCTTCGAAACTGAGGCAAAAGCTATCGAGTGGCTAGAGAAAAATTTTATAAATAAATAATAAAATGGTCGTGAGTCTCTGTGGCTTGCACTTCTGTGCTTTATCAAGTTAAATTTGCCGCTTTGCGGTTAAATTTAGCTTGCTCAAATTTAATCTCCAAATTTACTAAATCATTTCCACAGCAAAAGCCCGAAATTTGCGAAAATTTACTATAATTACCGTATCAAATTTAAAGAGTAAAAAATGGCAAATTTAGACGAAATAAGAAAAAATATCATCCTAAAACCGGGCGTGCATTATTTTGATTTCGCGGCTTCCGGGCTTGCTTATGAGCCCGTAGAGCGCGAGATAGCAGATGTTCTCAAAATCTACGCCAACACCCACTCTGACAGCAGCTCGAGCGCCATCATCACGCAGCGGCACTACGAGGGTGCGCGCGAGAGCCTAAAAAAGCTGCTAGGCCTTGACGAGCGGTTTTATCTCATCGCTTGCGGACAGGGCGCGACGGCCGCGATCAAAAAATTTCAGGAGTTGCTTGGCATCTATCTGCCGCCTGCGACCAGAAGCGCGATCGGCGAGGCAAATTTACGCGCCGCGCAGCTTCCGCTCGTGCTCGTTTCGCCATACGAGCACCATTCAAACGAGCTTAGCTTTCGTGAGGGGCTTTGCGACTACATGCGCGTGCCGCTTAGCGAGTCCGGCGAGATAGATATGCTAGGACTCGAGCGCATACTGAAGCTAAATGCCGGGCGCCGTATCATCGGCTCGTTTAGCGCCGCCTCAAACGTCACGGGCGTCGTCAGCGACTACAAAAAAATCAGCGAGCTAATCAGAGCCGCGGGCGGGATCGTGGCCTTTGACTGCGCAGCGCTGAGCTCGCACGCAAATTTAGACTGCGATCATTTCGACGCGATTTTCCTCTCGCCGCATAAGTTGCTCGGAGGGCCCGCTAGCTGCGGGCTTTTGGCGATCAAAAAGGAGCTGCTTAACAGCGATGTGCCGACGTTTGCCGCAGGCGGGACGGTCGCCTACGCCAGCCGCGAAGGGCACGTGTTTTTGAAAAATCACGAGCAGCTAGAGGAGGGCGGTACGCCGCCCATAATCGGGCTCATACGGGCAAATTTGGCCTACGCGCTACGAAACGAGGTGGGTTTTGAGAGGATAAAAAGCGCCGAGGACGAGCTCGCGCGGCTTTTTGAGAGCGAGCTTAATAGTATAGACGAGGTCATAAACTACGCTCCAAAGGGCGCGCCGCGGCTGCCGATAATTTCCTTTAACGTGCGCGGCGTCTCGGCGTATGATTTTGCCGCGAGCCTTAGCAACGACTTTGGTATCCAGACGCGCGCGGGCGTGATGTGCGCTGGGCCGTACGCTCACGATCTGCTGGGTATCAAGGAGGGGCGCATGCCAGAAGCCAAGCCCGGCTTCGTGCGCGTGAGCCTGCACTACACGCACACCGAGCAAGACGTGCTCTATCTCGCGGGCGCGATAAAATCCTGCATCAAAAAGCACCGCGAGCTTTGGGGCGAGGAAAAGGCGATGTATGAGATGTTCGGCGGGAAGATTTAGCTTTACAATAGTGGTTAACTAGAAACAAAGTCAACAAATTTAAAGAGGCGCTACAAATGAAAATTCAAATAATATCTTACTCCACAATATTTAAAATAAATGATCCGCACATGTCTTGCACTATTAGCACTTTTGAACGTCCTAAGAGTTTTGATGAATTTGATATAAATGTTATAGATTTAAATAGTCCTAACTTATGGAGTTTCAGCCCAGAATACCAAAAGTGCACTGAGGCCGTATATCACCTTAAGACATTAAAAGAAATTATGAGAAACTCAAAAAGAGGTATATTTATCATAATAATGCCTACAAATATGAAGGTATCAGTGCATTATTCTGAATGTTATACTAATCAAACCGTTGCAATTAAAGATATTCTCAAACAAGTTAACCAGGAATTATCTACACTGGTTTTGTCTAATATAAAGTTAAGATATGAAATAAGCACAACAACCATAGACGAGCAAAATTTTTATTCCGATTTTATATTTGACAATGTGGATGGCGAGACCATCAAATGGTCAAATGGAGGTAAGAGCACAATAGTAAAACATAATGAGGGGCTATATTCGACTACTCTTTTTATCGAAAACGCAACTAATGATTTAGAAATTTTAGTATCATTTATTGTTTCTAGATTCCAAAAATCCGATGTTCCTGATTGGTTTAATGGTTTTGAGTATTTCGATGATGCAATGCTGAAAAACAAACGCAACAAATTATTGGATATATATCGGCAAATTGAAGATATAGATAGGCAAATTGATAAAAATAATAGATTTAAATCAATCCTATATTCAAATGGAGATGAGTTGATTGGTGTGGTAAAGGAAATTTTAGTAGATATTTTTAAGTTGCAAGATGATTATTTTATAGATGTAAAAAAAGAAGATTTTAGATTCGAATGTGGAAATATGAACTTTATAGTAGAAATAAAAGGGATAAACACAAACGTTAAAAATAGCAATATAGCACAATGCAAGAAACATGTAACTGATTTTTTAATAGCCGAAGATAATACTATGTCTCCTGATAACGTAAAGGGACTACTGATAATTAATCCTCAACGCGACATAGATCCTAGCAAAAGAGAGCCGATACATGTCAATCAAATAAGTTATGCAAAAAGTGAAGGTATATTAATAATAACGACTTTAGAATTACTAAAATTATATCAAGCGTATACTAAAGATAGAGTTGTTAGTAATGTGTGCTTTGAGGTATTTAAAAATGACGTCGGAGAGTTTAAATTTGAATAAGAGGTAAAATAGATTTTGATTTATAAAAAAGGGCGCAAAGCGCGCCCGAATCACGCAAATTTAAGCCATAAATTCGACTCAAATTTGCGCGTAAATAAAATTAGTTTTTGCGAGTATTCGCGTCAGGCGTGAAAAGCGGCTTATCTAGCAGCTTAAAGTCGCCGATAAATTTCTGACCCTCTTCGCTCGTCGCCCACTCTATAAATTTATTTGCGTTTTCGATGTCGGCCTTAGCGCAGTGCTTCGGATTTACCGCGATTAGCGAGTAGAAGTTCTTTAGGTCGTTGTCGCCCTCGTTGATGATGACCATCTCAGGCGCGCCTTTTTTGGTGTCCTCGTACTTGATGTAGGTGCCGCGGTCGGTGAATGTCACGCCCTTTTGCTCGGCTGCAGCGTTGATGGTAGCTAGCATGCCTTGGCCGGTTTGCATATACCAGCCGTCTTTTTCAGGCACTTCGCCGATGATTTTTTTCCAGATACCTTTTTCTTTGTTGTCAGTGCCTGATTTATCGCCGCGAGAGAAAAATTTGATATTCTCTTTTTTGATCAGCTCAAAGCTCTCTTTTATGTCTTTGCCTTTAAATTTATCGGCGATAGATTTATCGGCGATAACGACGAAATCATTGTACATTACGGCTTTTCTCTCGACGCCAAAGCCTTTTTCTACGAATTCTTTCTCAACTTTTGGCGAATGCACGAAAAGTATGTCCGCATCGCAGTTTTCGCCAAGTTTTAAAGCAGCGCCCGTGCCTACGGCGGTCCATTTGATATCGACGCCGGTTTTTGCCTTATACACAGGGTAGATCGCGTCTAGTAGCCCAGTGTTATCGGTGCTGGTGGTGGTAGCCATGATGAGTTCGCTATCGCCCGCAAACGCCAAAACGCTCGCGATTAGCGAGCCTAATATTACTTTTTTCATTTTTCTCCTTTTTTAAAAGTATGCTATTATAGCATATTAAATTAACCATATAAACATACGGAGAAATAATATTTGGACTTTCTACTAAACGGATTCTTAGAGGCCTTTAGGCTGCTTTTTAGCGGCGATGAGGAAACGTATTCGGCGATCAGGGCGACGCTTTACACTTCGAGCGTTTCGATATTTTTTACGATTTTAGTCGGTTTTCCGCTAGGCTTTACGCTGGGATTTTACGATTTTAAAGGGCGCAGGATTTTGAGACTGCTCAGCGATACGGCGCTTGCGATACCCACCGTTGCGATCGGACTTATTTTGTATGCATTTATCACGCGAAACGGCCCGTTTGGCGAGTTTGGGCTGCTTTTTACGCTAAAGGCCGTGATGCTGGGGCAGTTTGTGCTAGCACTACCTATCATCATCTCGCTAAGCGCTAGCGTCGTGGAAAATATGGACAAAAAGCACTATCTAACCATCCTAAATTTACGCCTGAGCCCGCCAAGGCTAGTGGGCTGCGTGCTTTACGAGCTAAGATACGCTTTGATGGTAGTCGTAGCGACGGCGTACGGGCGTATCGTGGCCGAGGTCGGCGTGGCGATGATGATCGGCGGAAATATCAAATACTTTACTCGCACGATCACGACTGCGGTGTCGCTGGAGACGAATAAGGGTGAGTTTGCGATGGGTATAGCGCTGGCTTTGGTACTTATCTTTATCGCATTTGCCGTAAATTTGACGATACACGCGCTAAAAAGGCTGGATAAATGAAATTTGATAAAATTAGAAATTTTACGCTCGCAAAATGCGCTCTAGGCGAGTCAAATTTGAGCTTTTTTGTAAATTTAACGAGAAAGGCGCAAAGTGATAAACGTTAGAAATTTACGCCTAAACTACGGCGCGAGCGAGATTTTAAACATCCCGCACCTTGATATCGACGTTAGTAAAATCACCGCGCTAACGGGCAGCAACGGCAGCGGCAAAAGCACGCTGATGCGAGTAATGTCGTTTTTACAAAAGCCCACTAGCGGCGAAGTGCGGCTGTGGGGGAGCAGCGCGCCGAGTCTAAATTTACTGCGCGACGTTAGCATTTTGTTGCCCGAACCGGCACTTTTAAAACGCTCCGTGAGGGAAAATTTTAGAGCCGTTTTAAAAAGCCGCGGAGTGCTAGCGGAATTTAACGAAAGGGCGAGCGAGGCGTTAAATTTGGTCGGGCTTAACGAGAGCTTTTTGAACAAGCGCCACTTTGAGCTTAGCTCGGGACAGACGCAGCGCGTTAGCTTTGCGTTAAATTTGGCGCTTAGATCGCATTTATATCTACTCGACGAGCCGACAAACAGCGTGGACGTGGGCACGTCAAAGCTTTTCGGCAAGGCGGTGCTTTACATGCGGCAAAGATACGGCTGCGGCTTTGTGATCGCTAGTCACGACGACAAATGGCTAACCGCAATCGCCGAAGAAAACGTCTTTTTGCACAAGGGGCGCGTGTGCGAATTCGAATACAAAAATATATTCGACGCGCGGGACGGGGTTTTGAAATTTGACGAAAACGCGAGCGTAAATTTGCCGCAAAATTTACGTAACGCCGTAAAAATCGCCGTAAATCCAAGCAAAATAACGCTAAGCAAAACGCCGATAGATGGGTATTTGGGCGGCATCTTGCACTCGGTTTCGCTCTATCTTGGCAAAGAGCTTTTGGTGAAAATCAAAGTCGGCGACTTTTTGATTAAAACGCTGGCGGCGAATTCGCAAAATTTTAGAGTCGGCGAAAATATTTATTTTAAATTTGACGAGGAAGCGTTTTTGAGGCTTGAATGAGCCTCAAATTTTGCAAATTTCGCTTCAAATTTTAAATTTAGGCTCGTTTAGCGCCCGTTAAAATAGCCTAGTTAAAAGTAAATATCAAAATAAAGCGTAAATGCAAGATATATGCGTAAATTTCATATTTATTTTATTTCCTAAAATTCGCCGTAAGCAATATGCAATTAAGGCATATTTAAGCGTATATTAATTTTTTTAATTTATTTTTTTTTAAGTATAAGAAATAAGCCAAAACATAGTATAGTTTCACAATCGAGAAAAATCTCAAAAAATAGATAAAAATGATAAAGGAAGGCGATGACTAGCAAGGGCGAATTTGCGGCGGGACGCGGGCTTTACTACTCGCTATTTTCGCGTTTTTTCGTTTTTAGCCAAGACGCCGACAGATTTAGCGGCGTAAACGCGATGCTAGGCCTTGCCTCAGCGCACGCTCTAAACGAAGAATCGGCTGCCGCGATAATGCGCATACAGGTAAAATTCGACGAGGAAAATTCGCAAAATTTAGCGGATGAATTCGATGAAATTTTCCACGCTCTACCAAGTCCGCTCAGAAACTCGCTATCCTACTACGACGAGGGCTACGAGGTCGGACACGCCTGCGCAAAAGTGCGTAAAATTTTAGCCCGCACAGACATTAGGCGCGACGAGGCTAAATTTAAAGAAAACGAAGACAACGTGGGTTTCGTGTTTGCGCTAATGAGCGAATTTATCGCGAGAGAGAGCGAGCTGGAGCTATACGGCGAGCTTGAGGAGCAGCTCTTTAAAGAGATCATAAATCCAAACATCGACGAGTTTATAGAGAATCTTTTTAATCACGAAAGCAGCGAAATTTACAAAGACGTAGCGGTACTTCTGCAAGGATTTATAGAGTTTGAACGCGTAGTTTTAAGCGCGCCGCGTCCTATAAATCAAGGTGAAAACAAAAAGACCTTGGACGGAGTTTCAAGATCCGAGGCCATAAGAAGGCAAAAAAACCGAGTGAGAAAGCTAAAAGCTATGGAGGAAGAAAATGCAAAAAAATAGGCGAGAATTTTTAAAAAAGGCGGGGCTAGTCGGCGCGGCAGCGGCTACGGCCGGAGTAGCGACGGCAGCGGCGTCAAACCTAAAATACGGTAAAAGCAAAAAGACCGAAGTGCTTTATAAAAGAAGCAAAAACTGGGATCTGTACTACGAACAAGCGAAATAATAAAAATTTAAGAAAGGATAAATATGTCTGAGGCAAATTTACGTCTTATGCCCCACTCAAACGCAGTCGGGCGAAGATCGTTTTTAAAAATGGCCGCGCTAGCGGGCGTAGCGGGCAGCATGAGCGGACTGGCCGCTAGCGGCGTAACTAGAAGCGCCACAAAAGAAGAAATGGCAAATCCGTTTCCAAACTCTAAAATCGTAAAAACCGTTTGTACGGTTTGCTCCGTTGGATGCGGAGTGCGCGCCGAGGTAGAAAACGGCGTTTGGGTACGCCAAGAAGTAGCTCAAGATCATCCGGTAAGCGCTGGCGGCCACTGCTGTAAGGGTAGCGACGTCATCGATATGGTGCGCTCTCACTGCCGCGTAAAATACCCGATGAAAAAAGTAGGCGGCAAATGGAAACGCATCAGCTACAAAGAGGCTCTTGATGAAATCGGCGCCAAACTAAAAGCGTATCGCGAAAAAAATCCAGAGCAAGTAATGTTTCTAGGCTCTGCAAAAGATTGCAACGAACAAAGCTATTATATAAGCAAATTCGTAGCGATGTTCGGGACTAATAATCTAGATCACCAAGCACGTCTTTGACACAGCTCTACAGTCGCCGGTGTGGCGAATACTTGGGGTTATGGAGCTATGACCAATCATCTTGGAGATATCCAAAACGCGAAGTCTATCTTTATAGTGGGCGCAAATCCGGCGGTAAATCACCCGGTCGGCTTTAGACATTTTCTAAAAGCGAAGGAAAATAACGGCGCAAAGCTAATCGTGATCGATCCAAGATACACGAGAACTGCGGCTAAGGCTGATTATTTTGCTCAAATTCGTACCGGCACGGATATACCTTTTATGTATGGCATGATGAATATCATCTTTCAAAACGGCTGGGAAGATAAGGAATTTATAAACGACCGCGTCTACGGTATGGATCTGATCCGCGAAGAGGCTGCCAAATGGACACCTGAAGTCGTAGCAGATGTTTGCGGGATCAAAAAAGAGACGCTTCTTGAGATAACCGAAGTTTATGCCAAAAATCGCCCGGGATCGGTCGTTTGGGCGATGGGTCTAACTCAGCACACCATAGGCAGCTCAAACACTCGTATCGCTCCGATCCTGCAACTAGTGCTAGGAAATATGGGCGTTAGCGGCGGCGGCTGTAATATCCTTCGCGGCCACGACAACGTTCAAGGCGCGACGGATATGGCGAATTTGCCGACCGAGTTACCCGGATACTATCCAAAAAACGAAGCCAACTGGAAATACTTCGCTAAGATGTGGAAGGTCGATTTTGAATGGCTCCAAAAGAATTTCGTTAAGCCTGAAATGATGTTTAAACCCGGATTTACGCTATCAAAATGGTGGGCGGGCGTGCTTGACGGTAAAAACGGCAACGAAGCCGTAGATAATGCCGGCGACAGTATAAAAGCCTTAGTAGTAATCGGCAACGGTATCACCTCTACCGCGCAACAAGTAAAAGTAAAAGAGGGCCTAGACGCGCTTGAGCTTTTGGTTCTAGTAGATCCTTTCGTAAACGATGCCGGCGTGATAACGGACAAAAAAGACGACGTCTATATACTACCTGCGGCGACGCAGTTTGAAACCAGCGGCACCGTCGTAGCCACAAACCGTAGCGGCCAGTGGAGAAGTCAAGTCGTGGAGCCGCTTTTTGAGAGTATGCCAGATCACGAAATTTTATTCGAGCTTGCCAAAAGGCTAGGATACTATGACGAACTAACGCGCACGATCAGAGACGCTGAAGGCAAGATCGAGTGGCCTGAAGTCGCTACTCGCGAGATCGCAAATATAATTAAAACTATCGGCATGACGGGTTGGACTCCGGAAAGGCTCAAAAAGCACCAAGAAAACTGGGATAAATTTGACGAAAAAACAAGTCTAGGAAAACCGGGCACCGTAGTCGAAGGCGAATACTACGGCTTGCCGTGGCCGTGCTGGACTGAGGATCATCCGGGTAGCCCGATACTTTACGATATAAACAAGTCCGTTAGGCAAGGCGGTATGGGTTTTAGAAACCGCTTCGGCTTAGAGCATAACGGAGTTAGCCAATTAGCCGCAGACGGTAGCGCGCCCGTAGATTCGTTTGTCAAGGGCGGATATCCGGAGATCAAAAAAGATAACATCGAAAAGGTGCTAGGTATCACGCTAACCGAGGATGAAAAGGCTAAAATAGGCGGCAGCTGGATACATGACGATAGTAATATCATCGCTAAAAAATGCATGGAGAAAAACATCGCTCCGTACGGTAACGCGCGAGCTAGGACGATCGTTTGGACTTTTGCGGATCAAATTCCTCTTCACAGAGAGCCGTTGCATACGCCTAGATTCGATCTGGCGCAAAAGTATCCGAGCTTTGAGGATAAGAAACTTCAAAACCGCGTCGATACGAAATTTAAATCCGTCCAGCTAGCAAAGGACTACTCAAAAGAATTTCCTATTATCCTCACGACGGCTCGCCTCGTAAATTTTAGCGGCGCGGGCATGGAGACGAGAGCTAGTATGTATCTAAGCCGCTTGACGCCTGAGATGTTTGCAGATATCCACCCTGAACTTGCGGCTAAACACGGCATTAAAAACTGGGATTTCATCTGGGTTCATTCGCCTGAAGGTACCAAGGTTAAGGTGCGCGCCAGAGTAGTACCGTCCGTTAAACCCGACACCATCTTTATGCCGTTTCATTATGCGGGTTATATGCAAGGCGTCGATATGACGGGTAATTTCCCGGAAGGCACCAAGCCTTATGCGGTAGGCGAGAGCGCAAATACCGTCACTAACTATGGATATGATATAAACACTCAGATTCCTGAAACCAAAAGCGGTCTATGCCGCATAGAAAAGGCGTAAAATGAGCGAATTTAACGATAACAATAGACTTAAATTTTACTGCGACGACGATAGATGTATCGACTGTAACGGCTGTGCGGTGGCTTGCGACGAGGCTCACGAGCTGCCTCTAGGTATCCGCCGCCGCCGCGTCATCACGCTAAACGAAGGCGTACCCGGTAAGGAAATATCAACCTCGATAGCTTGCATGCACTGCGAGGACGCTCCATGCTCGCTGGTTTGTCCGGTTGATTGCTTTTATATCAGGAGCGATGGTATCGTGCTACACGATAAAGATATCTGCATCGGCTGCGGATACTGTCTATACGCGTGTCCGTTCGGCGCGCCTCAGTTCCCGCGCGAGGGAGTATTTGGCGCCAAAGGTTCGATGGATAAGTGCACGATGTGCGCAGGCGGTCCGCTACCGACGAATAGCGAAGCCGAGCGCGAAGAGTACGGTCAGGATAGAATTTCCGAAGGAAAGGTGCCGGTTTGTGCGGCGATGTGCTCGACAAAGGCGCTACTAGTAGGAGAATCGGCAATGATAGAAAAAATCTACGGCGATAGAGTCAAGGCTCGCGGCTACGGCTTTAAAGACCTAAAACAAACTCTGACCTGGAAGCTCGCCTACTATGCTGGCGATAGGCTTAAAATAAAATCTTAAAATTTAGCTCGCTCTTGCCGAGATTGCGGGAGCGAGTAATCTCATCAAATTTGACGCGGTTTGTCTGCGTCAAATTTGACTCACGCTTCTTTGATTTCATTAAATTTTACATGGGTAGTTCGTCAAATTTGAATGCGGGTAAATTTAAAATAAAATGGATAAATTTAAGTATAAAAGGGCGGTCTCCCGCCCTAAATTTAAGCCCTAACAGGCGACAAATAAGGATTTGCCGAGTGCATCGACATCTCGTTTTGCTCTCTAAATTTGATAAATTCCTCTTCGCTTAGACGCCTGATGTTTGCTATCGTCATCTTTAGCGGCGTGATGCCTGAGAGCGGATCGGGATCGCCTGCGTTTGCTAGCTCGTTACCGTCGGCCTCGCTGTAGTGGAAGGTCGTAAATATCGTGCCTTCTTTTAAATCCGGATTTACGCGTAGTTTGGCCGCGATCTGGCCGCGTTTGTTTTGTACGAGCGCGTAGCAGCCCTCCTCTAGCTCCCTCTCGCGAGCGATATCGGGGCTTACCTCGATGAGCGCGCCCTCGATACCCGCGCCGTATTCAAGAGCCGGACACTCTCTAGTCATCGTGCCAGTGTGGTAGTGATAGACCTTGCGTCCGGTCGTAAATAGGCACGGATATACCTCGTCTGGCACCTCGCTAAGCGCGCCGCTACCGACTGGGTAGCCCTCCGGGATATTCATCTTGGCTCTAAATTCGGCCTCGGCCTTTGCGCGTTCGTTTTTATCGTCTAAGTAAAGCACCGGCGCGAAGCGGAATTTACCGCCAGGCAGCATGGACTTGTGATCTGCGTAAAGCACCGGCGTACCCGGATGCTCCTCGTCCGGGCAAGGCCAGCTGATACCTCCTAGCTTGCCTAGTCTATAGTAGCTGATACCGCCGAAAAATTTAGGCATAAGCTCCCTTAGCTCGTTCCAAATTTGCTCAGGGCTCGCAAAATCAAACCCCTCTAGTCCCATGCGGTTTGCGATGTTGCAAACGACCTTCCAATCAGGCTCCACGCCGTTAACGGGCTCGCTAGCTTTGCGAGTGCGTTGGACGCGGCGAGAGGTGTTGATAAAGGTTCCGTCCTTCTCGCCCCAGCCCGCGGCAGGTAGCACCACATCGGCCTTGTGCGCGCTCTCGGTAAAGAAAAGATCCTGCACGATAAAGCAGTCTAGATGGTGCACGGCGTGGACGAAGTGCTCGGTCCAAGGGTCGCTCATTACGGGGTTTTCGCCGTAGACGTAGAGGACTTTTAGCTCGCCGCTATCCATTTTATCCGGTGCTTGCGTTAGCTTAAAGCCCGGAACCGGATTTAGCTCAAAGTGCCATACTTTGCGCGCTTGCTCCTGCGCATAAGGGCTGTTTACCGCTCCTGCCGGGATGACGTTAGGCAGCGCGCCCATGTCGCATGCGCCTTGGACGTTGTTTTGACCGCGCAGAGGATTTACGCCCGCACCCTTTTTGCCTAAATTTCCCGTTAAAACGGCTAAATTTGATAGCGAAAAGACGTTTGACGTGCCGTCGCTAAACTGCGTGATACCCATCGTGTAGCAAATCGCTGCCGCGCCTGCTTTAGCATACATTCTAGCTGCCTCTATGATGAGCTCTTTTTTTATACCGGTTTCGCGCTCGAAACGCTCAGGCGTAAAGTCCTTAACCGCTTCTTTTAGATATTCAAATCCCTCGGAGTACTTCTCGATAAATTCGCTATCTTGCAAATTTTCGGCGATGATTACGTGCATCATCGTATTTAGCGTTTTGATATTCGCTCCGATCGGGATTTGCAAGAAAATATCGGCTTTTTTAGCCATATCGGTGCGCTTTGGATCTACGACGATCATCTTCGCGCCGCGCTGAAGGCCGCGCTGCATCTGCATAGCGATGATCGGGTGGCACTCGCTCGTGTTGGTACCGATGAGTAAAAATACGTCCGTATCGGTCGCAAATTCGACCAAATCGTTCGTCATCGTTCCGTTTCCTAGCGTGCTGGCAAGACCTGCCACTGTAGGAGCGTGTCAAAGACGGGCGCAGTGATCGACGTTGTTGCTGCCCTGGGCGCGGAAAAATTTCTGGAAAACGTAGTTGTCTTCGTTATTTGAGCGCGCGGAGCTAAAGCCCATGATCGAGCTTGGGCCGTATTTTGCGACGGTGGATTTAAATTTATCCGCAAGGAAATCATAAACCTCCTCAAAACTCACTTCTTCAAGCTCGCCGTGCTTGTCGTAGACGCCGTTTAGCTTTCTCATCATCGGTCGGCTTAAGCGTTTAGGAGAGTTTA
This region of Campylobacter concisus genomic DNA includes:
- a CDS encoding aminotransferase class V-fold PLP-dependent enzyme, whose amino-acid sequence is MANLDEIRKNIILKPGVHYFDFAASGLAYEPVEREIADVLKIYANTHSDSSSSAIITQRHYEGARESLKKLLGLDERFYLIACGQGATAAIKKFQELLGIYLPPATRSAIGEANLRAAQLPLVLVSPYEHHSNELSFREGLCDYMRVPLSESGEIDMLGLERILKLNAGRRIIGSFSAASNVTGVVSDYKKISELIRAAGGIVAFDCAALSSHANLDCDHFDAIFLSPHKLLGGPASCGLLAIKKELLNSDVPTFAAGGTVAYASREGHVFLKNHEQLEEGGTPPIIGLIRANLAYALRNEVGFERIKSAEDELARLFESELNSIDEVINYAPKGAPRLPIISFNVRGVSAYDFAASLSNDFGIQTRAGVMCAGPYAHDLLGIKEGRMPEAKPGFVRVSLHYTHTEQDVLYLAGAIKSCIKKHRELWGEEKAMYEMFGGKI
- a CDS encoding molecular chaperone; amino-acid sequence: MTSKGEFAAGRGLYYSLFSRFFVFSQDADRFSGVNAMLGLASAHALNEESAAAIMRIQVKFDEENSQNLADEFDEIFHALPSPLRNSLSYYDEGYEVGHACAKVRKILARTDIRRDEAKFKENEDNVGFVFALMSEFIARESELELYGELEEQLFKEIINPNIDEFIENLFNHESSEIYKDVAVLLQGFIEFERVVLSAPRPINQGENKKTLDGVSRSEAIRRQKNRVRKLKAMEEENAKK
- a CDS encoding twin-arginine translocation signal domain-containing protein; the protein is MQKNRREFLKKAGLVGAAAATAGVATAAASNLKYGKSKKTEVLYKRSKNWDLYYEQAK
- the tupB gene encoding tungstate ABC transporter permease TupB; translated protein: MDFLLNGFLEAFRLLFSGDEETYSAIRATLYTSSVSIFFTILVGFPLGFTLGFYDFKGRRILRLLSDTALAIPTVAIGLILYAFITRNGPFGEFGLLFTLKAVMLGQFVLALPIIISLSASVVENMDKKHYLTILNLRLSPPRLVGCVLYELRYALMVVVATAYGRIVAEVGVAMMIGGNIKYFTRTITTAVSLETNKGEFAMGIALALVLIFIAFAVNLTIHALKRLDK
- the tupC gene encoding tungstate ABC transporter ATP-binding protein TupC, coding for MINVRNLRLNYGASEILNIPHLDIDVSKITALTGSNGSGKSTLMRVMSFLQKPTSGEVRLWGSSAPSLNLLRDVSILLPEPALLKRSVRENFRAVLKSRGVLAEFNERASEALNLVGLNESFLNKRHFELSSGQTQRVSFALNLALRSHLYLLDEPTNSVDVGTSKLFGKAVLYMRQRYGCGFVIASHDDKWLTAIAEENVFLHKGRVCEFEYKNIFDARDGVLKFDENASVNLPQNLRNAVKIAVNPSKITLSKTPIDGYLGGILHSVSLYLGKELLVKIKVGDFLIKTLAANSQNFRVGENIYFKFDEEAFLRLE
- a CDS encoding formate dehydrogenase subunit alpha; amino-acid sequence: MPHSNAVGRRSFLKMAALAGVAGSMSGLAASGVTRSATKEEMANPFPNSKIVKTVCTVCSVGCGVRAEVENGVWVRQEVAQDHPVSAGGHCCKGSDVIDMVRSHCRVKYPMKKVGGKWKRISYKEALDEIGAKLKAYREKNPEQVMFLGSAKDCNEQSYYISKFVAMFGTNNLDHQARLUHSSTVAGVANTWGYGAMTNHLGDIQNAKSIFIVGANPAVNHPVGFRHFLKAKENNGAKLIVIDPRYTRTAAKADYFAQIRTGTDIPFMYGMMNIIFQNGWEDKEFINDRVYGMDLIREEAAKWTPEVVADVCGIKKETLLEITEVYAKNRPGSVVWAMGLTQHTIGSSNTRIAPILQLVLGNMGVSGGGCNILRGHDNVQGATDMANLPTELPGYYPKNEANWKYFAKMWKVDFEWLQKNFVKPEMMFKPGFTLSKWWAGVLDGKNGNEAVDNAGDSIKALVVIGNGITSTAQQVKVKEGLDALELLVLVDPFVNDAGVITDKKDDVYILPAATQFETSGTVVATNRSGQWRSQVVEPLFESMPDHEILFELAKRLGYYDELTRTIRDAEGKIEWPEVATREIANIIKTIGMTGWTPERLKKHQENWDKFDEKTSLGKPGTVVEGEYYGLPWPCWTEDHPGSPILYDINKSVRQGGMGFRNRFGLEHNGVSQLAADGSAPVDSFVKGGYPEIKKDNIEKVLGITLTEDEKAKIGGSWIHDDSNIIAKKCMEKNIAPYGNARARTIVWTFADQIPLHREPLHTPRFDLAQKYPSFEDKKLQNRVDTKFKSVQLAKDYSKEFPIILTTARLVNFSGAGMETRASMYLSRLTPEMFADIHPELAAKHGIKNWDFIWVHSPEGTKVKVRARVVPSVKPDTIFMPFHYAGYMQGVDMTGNFPEGTKPYAVGESANTVTNYGYDINTQIPETKSGLCRIEKA
- the tupA gene encoding tungstate ABC transporter substrate-binding protein TupA; the protein is MKKVILGSLIASVLAFAGDSELIMATTTSTDNTGLLDAIYPVYKAKTGVDIKWTAVGTGAALKLGENCDADILFVHSPKVEKEFVEKGFGVERKAVMYNDFVVIADKSIADKFKGKDIKESFELIKKENIKFFSRGDKSGTDNKEKGIWKKIIGEVPEKDGWYMQTGQGMLATINAAAEQKGVTFTDRGTYIKYEDTKKGAPEMVIINEGDNDLKNFYSLIAVNPKHCAKADIENANKFIEWATSEEGQKFIGDFKLLDKPLFTPDANTRKN